TCCCGTGCTCTTCCACAGAATTTTGTAGTCCTTTCCTTCCACAAGAATTTCCTCGAAATCTGGAGCTCCTGCATAGGCGTGGAGCTCTACCCTTATGACTTCTCTACTTCCAAGAAAGCCTGAGCCATATCCTCTCATGCCAAGGTTCTTTCCCTTCGCTACTTTGATTCCCTCATGCTCCACGTCCTCCTCAGCTACAACTAGCTGGGATCCCTCCTCAACTCTGGTGAGATTCAGATCTCCTGCCTGGGCAATAAGAAGCACGGATTCTGCATAGCCAACATGCCCAGTTATCTCCCCTCGCTTCAGCATTTCCTCCACAACTTTTGGATCTTCTCCAACCCCCACCTTCTTTCTGAATGGTTCCCTCCTCTTGAAAGCATCTAAGCTCCTCACAACGTTTATTCTCCTGACAGTGGGAGAAGAGGATGCTATGACAGCAACAAGAGTATCTAGTATGAATCCAGGATTTACTCCTGTCCCTATTATAGGAACGCCCATCCTTGAAGCGAAATCATTCAATCTGACGGAGAGAACAGGGTATCTATAATAAGGATAAGCTAGAGTTTCACATGAAGATACAATTGGCGCTCCAATTCTGATTAGAGAGAATAGCTGATCGAACACCTTATCCAGATATGAGCCTGTAGCATGAATAATCACATCAGAATCTATGAGAGAAGATATATCGTTACTGACCTTTACTCCTAATGCTTCTCTTCCTAGGAGCTCTCCAACATCCTTTCCGATCATATCTTCTCTAACATCAATGGCTCCAGAGATCTCGTGCCCTCCATCCAGGGCAACCCTAGCAGCAAGTCTTCCAATTGCTCCAAAACCGTAGAAGCCTATTTTGAGCTTCATGGAGAACATCCTCACAGAAGTTCATGGTAAAATAATTATATTGTGTTAATATTTAAATTTTGCTTTATTTAACAGAATAAGACTTTAATAATTGTAATAAGAATATATTATTAAGAAATTAATAATTAAGTCCCACACAAGTGATCCTTCTTGTCTGAAAGAACATCTTTTTGGAAAAGAGTAGGATACGCCGCCCTAACAGCAGCAATAATACAGAATGTCTGGATAGGCGGTGGTTATGGGAGTGGTAGAGAGATCGTGCAGTATATAGCAAGATTTGGATCTCTAGGCTGGATATCGATAGTTGTTGGGTCTTTAGCTCTCTTAATAGCTCTACTCCTGTCATTCGAAATAGCACGAAGGTTTAAGGCTTTTGATTATAGAATTTGGTCTAGACAATTCCTATGGAAATTTTGGCCAGCATTTGAAGTATCCTATGTAATATTAGCATGGATAGTCATAGCTGTAGTAGGTGCTGCAGCAGGATTCATGTTGTCAGATCTTGCCAATATACCTTACTGGGTCTCAGTCACTATAGTGCTTCTAGCAATATTTCTCCTCCATTTCTATGGAAGGAAGGTCATAGAAGGATTCTGGATTGTTGGAACTGTTGGGCTCTATATGCTCTACATAGCTATATGGGTTGTCTTTCTCTCGGTCAGAGGAGGAGTCGCAATGCAGAACATATCAGCAGGGGTTCACCAAGGGACAATAACTGAAGCAGCTATCAGCGGATTCCAATATACCATGTATAATTTAGTAGTTGTGGCTTCCGCTCTCCAATCTGCAGACAGATATAAGGGAAAAATGGAGAGCATCTTTGCATCTATCCTTTCTGTCTTTTTTGTCTATATAACGGCGGCCCTGCTATGGATATGCTTCATGGGCTGGTATCCTGAGGTAATAGGAATGACAGTTCCAGTTTATGAAATAGCCAAGTCTCTGGGAGTTTCCTGGCTCCTATATTTATATGTGTTCTGGATATTCTACACATTAATAGCCACAGCTCTTGGAATGATATATGCTATAGTTAGAAGGGTCAGTGCTCAGCTGGAGGCAAGGGGAAAGAAGCTGAGGAAAAGTAGCGAGGCAATTATAGCATCTCTCCTCTTTCTCGTATCCGTAATCACTGCGCAGGTTGGTCTTGTCACTCTGGTAGCCAAGGGATACGGCACGCTGGCATGGGTGTTTTTTGCTGTTTATTTCATCCCAATTGTCACCATTGGTGCGGTCAGAATTCTGAAACCTGAGTGGAGAAAGGATCTATGGGGATAGAAACGGGCGGCAAAAATCTCAATTTTTTATAAAAACTCTAGGGAGAGAGCCTTTCCTCTTCAGGACCGAACCTATCTCTTATTCTCTCTTCAAGCAGCTTCGCCCACTGCGGCAGCTCTATTTCTTTTATCTGCCTACCATGGTCATAGGGCTTTATGTCAAGAACCGGGGTGCCATCGCTCAGATCCAATCCACTGACAAAGAGCTTGTTTCCTTCCACCCGAATTAACCTGACAATGCTCAAGCCAATTGGATTTGGCCTTGCTGGACTATCGGAGGCAAAAACCCCCACTTCTGGAATATCGTCTATTCTGATTCCAAACCTCTCGAGCTTTCTGTGCTTAATTCTCAGAACTTTCCTCTGATCCTCTCCTATTTTGTGAAGAAATGATATGACAATTATATGAGAGAAGCCCTCCAAGTTGAGGAGACCATCAGAATACTCAGGAAGAATTTCAATATAGCCTTCAACTCCTCTCCACGCTCTTTTCAAAACATCATCATCCTTGCCGTGCCTGACATATCCTATTGGCTTGAAGCATATATACGAGAAGCTCATAGCAACTCCTCTATCAGCATATTCAATTATTAAATGCATAATGATTAAGTATATAAAAATGAAGAATTTTTTGGGATGTGCTGGTGATGTCTGAGGATGGAGTTAGGATAAGTGGGACTCAAAGAAGGGCACTTATAGCTGGAACAACAGCATTCTTTGGAGGTTTTGCAGCAGTAGCACTTTTTAACATAACAGCAAAGACCCTTTCCGAGACACTGAACCTATCTCTCCTGCAAATAGGATGGCTTGTAGCCATACCAACACTGACAGGCTCACTAATGAGGATTCCATTTGGAGCGATGGTTGATCGATATGGAGGAAGAAGGATTATTTTACTTCAGCTACTTCTTGCACTTATAGGTATGATAGGGCTTCTCCTTTCCATCGGAGCTATAATGAATAGATCAATCACATCAAGCACTCTTGGATATGCTCTGCTCATGTTTTTCGGCGCCGTTGCAGGAATAGGAATCTCAGTCTTCTCCTCTGGAATAGCCTATGTATCCTACTGGTTTCCTCAGAGAAAGCAGGGATATGCACTCGGCTTCTATGCAGGAATAGGAAACACGGCCCCGGGAATATTTACTGGGATTCTCCCATATGCTGTAGCATCCTTGGGCTTGCTGGGCTCATATGCTGCCTGGATGCTCATACTAATCGTTGTGATTCTTATCTTCTTCTTCACTGGTAAGGATCCCTACTATTTCCAGCTTCTTAAGAAATACAACAGAGAGAGAGCAATAGAGGAAGCTAGGAAGCTTGGGCAGGAGCTCATCCCCACTGGTTCAGCAAGAGAGAGCCTCATGAAGGCCTCAAAGCTTTTCAGAACTTGGATATTTGTGATACTGTACTTCACTTCCTTCGGAGGATTTCTTGCCCTAACATCTTGGCTTCCAACATACTGGCAGAAGCTCTTCTCTCTCCCCTCTAGCCAGGCAGGGCTGATCTCAGGGATCCTCTTCTCACTCCTCGCATCCCTCATAAGAGTAGCAGGCGGATGGACCAGCGATAGAGCTGGAGGAGAGAGGGTTGCCGTATTATCCTTCACAGTCATTCTGCTTGGCAGCACGATCATGATGTTAAGTGCATCTTTCTCCATATGCCTGGTTGGTATCCTTGTTCTAGCATTTGGAATGGGCTTCGCCAACGCTTCAACATTCAAGATGATTCCAAAATATGTTCCGGAAGCTATTGGAGGAGCTACTGGGTGGGTTGGAGGTCTAGGAGCTCTTGGAGGCCTCCTTCTTCCTCCCGCAATGGCCTGGTTTGCTCAAGAGTTTGGAACAAGAGGCTATTCGCTCGGCTTTTCGACTTTTGTAGTTCTAAGTGCTATTTCCCTAATCCTCTCTTTCATGGTGTTCAAACTTGCTAGAAAGTAGCATTTTGGCATCGATTCTCTGGGTCATTTTGCCATATGTAGTCGTAATGACATTCATTATTGGAAATATATACAGATATGTATTTTCACAGCAGTCATGGTCCTCCAGATCAAGTGAAATATTCGAGGAAAGACTTCTGCGAATTGGTGGACAGCTCTTTCACTACGGCTTGCTGCTTGTCATCTTTGGCCACATCCTTGGGCTGTTCATTCCTCCTAGCATTACTGCTGCTTTGGGCATCAGCGATGAGGAGTACCACATGATAGCTATAGCCATGGGCGGAACAGCAGGAGGAGCAGCACTTCTCGGGAGCTTGATACTTCTTTGGAGAAGACTAGCAGATCCAAGAGTCAGGGCAACCAGCAGCAGCTCAGATACTCTGATTCTTATCTTAATAGTTCTTACAATGATGTTTGGGGAATTCAACACTGTAGTTTATAGCGCACTGCATGGTCCCTATGACTACAGAAGCACAATTGCTCCCTGGATCAGATCCCTATTTTACAGCCCAAACCCATCACTAATGACAAGTGTTCCCCTAACATATAAAATCCACATTTTTCTTGCTTACCTTGTCTTTTTCATGTGGCCTTTCTCCAGGCTAGTTCATGTATGGAGCGTTCCCATATTCTATCTGCGTAGGCCATGGATACTCTACAGGAGGCTGGAGAGATATGAATAGAGGGAATCCAATTGAGGAAGCTAAGAGGCAGCTTTTCCCAAAGGAGAGAATTGGCGAGTGGATAGAGATAGATAGAGCTGGAAGGGAGTGGGAGGAGCTCTATAGAAGAAGGTGGCAGCATGACAATGTAGTAAGATCTACGCATGGGGTTAACTGCACGGGATCATGCAGCTGGAAGATCTACGTGAAGGATGGATTGGTAGTATGGGAGCACCAGGCAACTGATTATCCGTCCAATTCCCCAGAGCTCCCCGACTATGAGCCAAGAGGATGTCCAAGAGGAGCGTCTTTCTCTTGGTATCTATACAGCCCGCTTAGAATAAAGCACCCCTATGTTAGGAGCGCATTGCTAAGGGCCTGGAGAGAGGAACTTTCGAGAACAAATGATCCGGTTCTGGCTTGGGAGAAAATAGTGGAGAGCGAACATGGAAGGGCGTACAAGTTTGCCAGAGGCAAAGGAGGATTTGTTCGAACATCCTGGGATGAAGCTCTCGAGCTAATCTCAGCTGCTCTGATATACACCATAAGGAAATATGGACCGGATAGGATATTCGGCTTCACCCCAATCCCAGCAATGTCAATGGTAAGCTATTCCTCCGGATCAAGGTTCTTGGAGCTAATAGGAGGAGTCATGCTGAGCTTCTATGATTGGTATGCAGATCTTCCACCAGCCTCTCCTCAAGTTTGGGGGGAGCAGACAGACGTACCGGAGAGCGCTGATTGGCTGAACTCTCTATTCATAATTGTTTGGGGGACAAATTTAGCTATGACCAGGACTCCTGATGCTCACTTCCTCTCTGAGGCGAGATACAGAGGAGCAAAGGTTGCTGTCATCACACCAGATTACACCGACGTCACGAAGTTCGCAGACATATGGCTCTCTCCTAGGCCGGGAACTGATGGGGCCATGGCCATGGCTATGTTGCATGTGATTTTGAATGAATTCTACGTGAAGAAAAGCACTCCCTACTTCATTGATTATGTGAAAAAATTTACAGATCTCCCATTCCTAGTAGTTTTGGAAAGGGAAAATGGTCAATATAGGACAGGGAGATTTCTCAGAGCTTCCGATATAGGAATTAATACCGAGAATGCGGAGTGGAAAACAGTCGTACTGAACTCAGAAGGAGGAGAGCTCTCAGTACCAAACGGAAGCATTGGATTCAGGTGGGGAAAGGAGAAAAAATGGAATTTGAGAATGGAGGACTCGCTAACAGGCAAGAAAATCGACCCCTATCTAACTCTCCTCGGCAATCACGATGAGATAGTTCAGGTGAGCTTTCCAGTCCTAGGAAAGGAAGCTATTAGAGGTGTTCCAGCGAGGAAGATCAGAGCGAGCGGGGGTGAGTTCCTCGTTACAACAGTTTTTGATCTTCTAGTAGCTCACGCTGGTGTATCGAGAGGATTGCCTGGGGACTATCCAGAATCCTACGATGATCCAAAACCATTTACTCCTGCTTGGCAGGAGGAAATAACAGGTGTCAGCAGAAAAGCTATTCAGCAGTTAGCCATCGAGTTCGCAGAGACGGCTGAGAAAACAAAGGGAAGCTCGATGGTAATAATAGGTCCTGGAGTTAACCACTGGTTCCATTCAGATCTGACTTACAGGGCAATAATATCCATGCTCATCCTCCTTGGAACTGTGGGAAAGAGAGGAGGAGGGCTTGCCCACTATGTTGGGCAAGAGAAAGTGAGACCGATTGATTCCTGGTCTCTGCTTGCTTTTGCTCTTGATTGGCAGAGACCCCCCAGACAGCAGAACACAACCTCCTGGATGTACATACATTCTGACCAATACAGATTCGAGGACCTCAGCGCAAAAACGCTGAGCCCAAGGGCGAGATACGAGCATCCTGGAGATTACATAGTCGAGGCAGTAAAAAGAGGGTGGCTTCCCTTCTATCCTCAATTCACCGAGAATCCAATTGAGCTTTACAAAAAGCTCAGCAATGAGGGTAAGCTGAAAGACGAGGAAATAAGGAAAATAGCAGCAGAAATGATAGATAAAGGAGAGCTGAAGTTTTCTGTGGAAGATCCAGATCACCCTGCTTCCTTTCCCCGCATTCTTTTTATCTGGAGAGCTAATCTGCTAGCTTCAAGCGGAAAGGGGCACGAATACATACTGAAGCACTTGGTTGGTGCTGAGAGCTCGCTGTCTGCCAAGGAAAGCGACGTTAGGCCAAACCTTATTGCTATGAGGGAACCTATACCCGAGGGGAAGCTCGATCTAATTATCACTCTCGACTTCAGGATGAGCACCAGTGCCATTTACTCAGACATAATCCTTCCAGCAGCAACATGGTATGAGAAGAACGATCTGAGCACAACAGATCTCCATCCATTCATTCATCCATTCAATCAAGCAGTCCCTCCTGCATGGGAATCAAGAAGCGACTGGGACATATTTGTATCACTATCAAAGAAGTTCACAGAATTAGCGTGCTCTAGGCTAGGAAAGGTGAAGGAAATTGTTCTCGTTTCTCAGCTTCATGACACGCCTGGAGAGCTGAGCGGAGAAGGGTCAAAGCCTTCCATATCAATTGTGGAGAGGGACTATTGCGATGTGCACCATAGAATGACATCTCTTGGACCTCTAGCCTCAAAATCTATAGGAGCCAAGGGCATTTCGTGGAGCTCGGAGGAAGAATATTCAGAGCTCGTATTAATAAATGGAGCAGATGATCATGGTCATCCATTAATTGATAATGACAGGAAGGCTGCGGAAGCTATATTGCATCTATCGAGTGTTACTAATGGAAGAGCATCACTGAAAGCCTTCAGAGCTCTCTCTGAAGCTACAGGCATTACATTCGATGATATGGAAATCGATGCATCAAGAAGAACAAGCTTCACGGACTTGGCTTCTCAGCCAAGGAGGGTTCTAACTTCCCCCATATGGAGCGGGAAAGAAAAAGGTACTTATTCCCCCTTCACTCTCAACGTGGAGAATTCGGTTCCATTCAGGACGCTGACTGGCAGACAGCATATCTACATTGATCATCCCCTGTTTATTGAGTTCGAAGAACAGCTCCCGACCTACAAGCCACCTGTGTCTTTTGCCCCATTCCAAAAAGGAGAAGGCGAGGGGAAGATCGGTCTAGTGCTGAGATATTTAACTCCGCATGGAAAGTGGCAGATTCACTCTACCTTCATGGATAACCTCTTCATGCTAACTCTATTCAGAGGAGGGCCGGTCATCTGGATAAGCAGGCATGATGCAGAGGCTCTCGGTGTGAAGGATAACGAATGGGTTGAGGCATCGAACAGAAACGGATCAATTGTAGCGAGAGCTGTTGTGAGCGATAGAATACCAAAGGGAGTGGCTATAATGTATCATGCTCAGGAGAGAACAATATCCGCAGGAAAAGATCCATCGGGCACTCACAACAGTCCAACTAGAACAAGAATAAAGCCAACGCTCCTTGCGGGGGGATATGCCCAGATAAGTTGGGCATTCAATTACTATGGTCCAACCGGAACTCAGAGAGATGAGCTAATACTTCTTAGAAAAGTAGGTGAGCAAAAATGAAAGTGAGAGCTCAAATATCGATGGTTATGAACCTGGACAAGTGTCTTGGCTGTCATACATGCAGCGTAACATGTAAGACAACATGGACGAACAGAAGGGGAGCAGAGTATATGTGGTGGAACAATGTAGAGACAAGGCCAGGAGTGGGGTACCCACAGAAATGGGAAGATCAGGAGAAATGGAAGGGGGGATGGAAGCTCGAAAATGGAGATCTCAAGCTCAGAGTAGGTGGAAGGACATCAAGGCTCCTCAGGATATTCTACAATCCTTGGATGCCTAGCATTGATGACTACTATGAGCCGTGGAGCTATACATACGAAAAACTCATAGAAGCGAAGGAAAATGAGAAGCCTCTCGCTGAGGTCAGATCCTCTATAACTCAGAAGCCTCTTACTTTGGAGAGAGGTCCAAATTGGGATGACGATCTGGCAGGATCACCCAAATTTGCATCTTCTGACCCAAATTTGGAGGAAGGTATGAGGCTGGAGTACGAAAGAATCTTCATGTTCTATCTTCCAAGAATATGCAATCACTGCCTCAATCCCTCCTGCGTAGCAGCCTGCCCTTCTGGTGCTATGTACAAGAGAGAGGAAGACGGTATAGTTCTCGTGGATCAGAGCAGGTGTAGAGGATGGAGATACTGCATCTCAGCATGTCCATACAAAAAGGTCTACTATAACTGGAACACACATAAGGCGGAGAAATGCATACTTTGCTATCCAAGAATAGAGACAGGCCTCCCCACTGTTTGTGCTGAGACCTGTGTTGGGAGAATGAGGTACATGGGGCTTCTCTTATATGATGCAGAGAGAATAAGGGAGGCAGCTTCTGCAGAGGAAAGCGCTCTCCTGAAATCGCAACTGAGCATAATCCTTGATCCTAACGACCCGAAGATAGAAGAGGAAGCACTAAATCAAGGCATTTGGAAAGACTGGTTGGAATCTGCTAAAAAATCTCCAGTATTCAAGATGGTAAAAGAGTGGAAAATCGCCTTTCCCCTTCATCCTGAGTACAGAACGCTTCCAATGGTATTCTATATTCCTCCACTGAGCCCAATTCTCAGGATTTTCGAAGGAGAAGAGCTTGGAGAGCTCGAACCAGAGGACATTTTCCCAAATGTTAGGAATATGAGAATCCCAGTTGCCTATTTAGCAAAGATGTTCGCAGCAGGTGATGAGGATTCTGTTCGCAAAGCAATCGAGAAATTGATCGCCGTAAGAGCATATATGAGGAGCATCTCTCTTGGGAGACCAAACCTGAATGTGCTAAGTGAGGTCGGGCTAAGTGAGAAAGATGCGAGAGAGATGTACAGGCTTTTGGCAGTTGCTAAATACGAAGATAGATTTGTTGTACCAAAGGCTCACAGAGAACAGTCACTGAAAGCATCAATTGAGCAGGGGTATGCTGGATTAGATGAGCTGAGGTAGTTGGATTGAAGCAAGAATTTGAGGATAGCTTTAGGTTCTTTGAAGTCGTGGGAAAGCTCCTGGAATATCCTGATACTGCCTTTTTTGAGTCAATCCATGAAGCAGAAAAAGCAATAGGAAAATTCCCAAGCAGAACCACGATACTGGAGAAAATTGTGCTATTTAGAAAAGAAATTTCAGCACTGGATCTTTATCAGCTGCAAGAGCTCTACTCTAAGACATTTGACTTCTCAGCAGATTCTACGCTGAATATATCGTATTATTTTTCTGGAGATTCCAATGATAGAGGAAGAGTACTAGCCTATTTTTCCTCCTTCTATAGGAAAGCAGGAGAAGATCCTCCTAAGGATGATTTGCCAGATAGCGTTCCCCATCTTCTCAAGCTAATCTCGCAACATCCAGAGCTGTTCCAGGAGATAGTGGCTCTTCTGGCAGTCTCTCTGCGCAAAATAGCAGAAGCCCTCAAAGAAAATCCTTATAGGAACGTCATCGAGGCAATAGAAATAGCAATTGAAGATCTAGCATTTAATTGGAAAAAGTGTGCATAGAAAATTATTAACATAATCAAGCCAAATGGAAAAAGGCTTTAATCAACGAAAGCAACAGTTATAATGGGTTTGGTGCGAACCCATTGAAGTGGATCCCCAAATATGCTAGAAGGAAGACCAGAGCAATGCTCAGAAGCGGTGAGAAGCTGCACGTAGGCTACAGATATGAAATAAGGATCGACGATAGAACCAACCTGATATACATATATGATAAGAAGACCAGAAAGAAGCATGTATTTCTCAAATAGCTATTATGCTACAGGGGGATAAGAAATTAGCAAATCTATCTATCCATTTTCGATTTTCGATCCATGGAATGGAGAACTCTGCACATGTCCCAGAAAGTACTCACTTAATCCATATACAGGTTGCTCTTTTTCCTGCCTTTACTGCTATGCCAAGAGCTACATAGGCAAAAAACCCAGCATACCAAAGAGAAACTTCATTCTTCTCCTGGAGAGGGCCGTTCCGAAGCTGGATTATAGACTTCCAGTGAACTTAGGCACAAGCAGCGATCCCTATCCAAAAGAGGAGGAAGCTTATGAATTGACCAGAGCTTCTCTGAAAATACTCGTCGAAAACAAGTTCAGGGTGCTAATAACTACAAAGGGAGGAAAGCTAATGCTCAGAGACTTAGACATAATGCTTAGAGGGAAGATCGCTGTAACGCCTACGGTTACAACCATGAGAAGTGAAATTGCCAGGAAAATCGAGCCTGGTGCTCCCGATCCATCGGAGAGAGTCGAAGCTATGAAAGCTCTGAGCTCAAAAGGGGTGCCCGTGGGGGCAAGGATAGATCCTATAATACCTGGAATCAACGATGATGAGGAGGAGCTGAGGGAGCTTGTAGATATCTTGGCAAGCGCCGGAGCAAGACTCATAATAACTTCTACATACAAGGCAAAGCAGCTTGATTTCAGAGATCTAGCAGAGGCGTTTCCTGAAATGGAAAATAAATGGAGAAAAATATACTTTGAGGAAGGGGAGAGAATAGGTCCATATAGGTACTTGAGAAGGGAGATTAGGGAAAAGATGCTGATGCCTGTGGTTCAAGAAGCAAGAAGGCTAGGACTTGAGTACGCTACATGCAGGGAGGGGCTTACTGCAAGAGAATTCTTCAATTCTAGAT
The Fervidicoccaceae archaeon genome window above contains:
- a CDS encoding radical SAM protein; the encoded protein is MFDPWNGELCTCPRKYSLNPYTGCSFSCLYCYAKSYIGKKPSIPKRNFILLLERAVPKLDYRLPVNLGTSSDPYPKEEEAYELTRASLKILVENKFRVLITTKGGKLMLRDLDIMLRGKIAVTPTVTTMRSEIARKIEPGAPDPSERVEAMKALSSKGVPVGARIDPIIPGINDDEEELRELVDILASAGARLIITSTYKAKQLDFRDLAEAFPEMENKWRKIYFEEGERIGPYRYLRREIREKMLMPVVQEARRLGLEYATCREGLTAREFFNSRSCDGTHLAE
- a CDS encoding nitrate reductase subunit alpha, giving the protein MNRGNPIEEAKRQLFPKERIGEWIEIDRAGREWEELYRRRWQHDNVVRSTHGVNCTGSCSWKIYVKDGLVVWEHQATDYPSNSPELPDYEPRGCPRGASFSWYLYSPLRIKHPYVRSALLRAWREELSRTNDPVLAWEKIVESEHGRAYKFARGKGGFVRTSWDEALELISAALIYTIRKYGPDRIFGFTPIPAMSMVSYSSGSRFLELIGGVMLSFYDWYADLPPASPQVWGEQTDVPESADWLNSLFIIVWGTNLAMTRTPDAHFLSEARYRGAKVAVITPDYTDVTKFADIWLSPRPGTDGAMAMAMLHVILNEFYVKKSTPYFIDYVKKFTDLPFLVVLERENGQYRTGRFLRASDIGINTENAEWKTVVLNSEGGELSVPNGSIGFRWGKEKKWNLRMEDSLTGKKIDPYLTLLGNHDEIVQVSFPVLGKEAIRGVPARKIRASGGEFLVTTVFDLLVAHAGVSRGLPGDYPESYDDPKPFTPAWQEEITGVSRKAIQQLAIEFAETAEKTKGSSMVIIGPGVNHWFHSDLTYRAIISMLILLGTVGKRGGGLAHYVGQEKVRPIDSWSLLAFALDWQRPPRQQNTTSWMYIHSDQYRFEDLSAKTLSPRARYEHPGDYIVEAVKRGWLPFYPQFTENPIELYKKLSNEGKLKDEEIRKIAAEMIDKGELKFSVEDPDHPASFPRILFIWRANLLASSGKGHEYILKHLVGAESSLSAKESDVRPNLIAMREPIPEGKLDLIITLDFRMSTSAIYSDIILPAATWYEKNDLSTTDLHPFIHPFNQAVPPAWESRSDWDIFVSLSKKFTELACSRLGKVKEIVLVSQLHDTPGELSGEGSKPSISIVERDYCDVHHRMTSLGPLASKSIGAKGISWSSEEEYSELVLINGADDHGHPLIDNDRKAAEAILHLSSVTNGRASLKAFRALSEATGITFDDMEIDASRRTSFTDLASQPRRVLTSPIWSGKEKGTYSPFTLNVENSVPFRTLTGRQHIYIDHPLFIEFEEQLPTYKPPVSFAPFQKGEGEGKIGLVLRYLTPHGKWQIHSTFMDNLFMLTLFRGGPVIWISRHDAEALGVKDNEWVEASNRNGSIVARAVVSDRIPKGVAIMYHAQERTISAGKDPSGTHNSPTRTRIKPTLLAGGYAQISWAFNYYGPTGTQRDELILLRKVGEQK
- the narJ gene encoding nitrate reductase molybdenum cofactor assembly chaperone, whose product is MKQEFEDSFRFFEVVGKLLEYPDTAFFESIHEAEKAIGKFPSRTTILEKIVLFRKEISALDLYQLQELYSKTFDFSADSTLNISYYFSGDSNDRGRVLAYFSSFYRKAGEDPPKDDLPDSVPHLLKLISQHPELFQEIVALLAVSLRKIAEALKENPYRNVIEAIEIAIEDLAFNWKKCA
- the narH gene encoding nitrate reductase subunit beta; translated protein: MKVRAQISMVMNLDKCLGCHTCSVTCKTTWTNRRGAEYMWWNNVETRPGVGYPQKWEDQEKWKGGWKLENGDLKLRVGGRTSRLLRIFYNPWMPSIDDYYEPWSYTYEKLIEAKENEKPLAEVRSSITQKPLTLERGPNWDDDLAGSPKFASSDPNLEEGMRLEYERIFMFYLPRICNHCLNPSCVAACPSGAMYKREEDGIVLVDQSRCRGWRYCISACPYKKVYYNWNTHKAEKCILCYPRIETGLPTVCAETCVGRMRYMGLLLYDAERIREAASAEESALLKSQLSIILDPNDPKIEEEALNQGIWKDWLESAKKSPVFKMVKEWKIAFPLHPEYRTLPMVFYIPPLSPILRIFEGEELGELEPEDIFPNVRNMRIPVAYLAKMFAAGDEDSVRKAIEKLIAVRAYMRSISLGRPNLNVLSEVGLSEKDAREMYRLLAVAKYEDRFVVPKAHREQSLKASIEQGYAGLDELR
- a CDS encoding dihydrodipicolinate reductase → MKLKIGFYGFGAIGRLAARVALDGGHEISGAIDVREDMIGKDVGELLGREALGVKVSNDISSLIDSDVIIHATGSYLDKVFDQLFSLIRIGAPIVSSCETLAYPYYRYPVLSVRLNDFASRMGVPIIGTGVNPGFILDTLVAVIASSSPTVRRINVVRSLDAFKRREPFRKKVGVGEDPKVVEEMLKRGEITGHVGYAESVLLIAQAGDLNLTRVEEGSQLVVAEEDVEHEGIKVAKGKNLGMRGYGSGFLGSREVIRVELHAYAGAPDFEEILVEGKDYKILWKSTGTPGDLGTASILISTAEKIIDEDPGLHLMTELLPFKIRFER
- the narI gene encoding respiratory nitrate reductase subunit gamma is translated as MLESSILASILWVILPYVVVMTFIIGNIYRYVFSQQSWSSRSSEIFEERLLRIGGQLFHYGLLLVIFGHILGLFIPPSITAALGISDEEYHMIAIAMGGTAGGAALLGSLILLWRRLADPRVRATSSSSDTLILILIVLTMMFGEFNTVVYSALHGPYDYRSTIAPWIRSLFYSPNPSLMTSVPLTYKIHIFLAYLVFFMWPFSRLVHVWSVPIFYLRRPWILYRRLERYE
- the tsaA gene encoding tRNA (N6-threonylcarbamoyladenosine(37)-N6)-methyltransferase TrmO, encoding MSFSYICFKPIGYVRHGKDDDVLKRAWRGVEGYIEILPEYSDGLLNLEGFSHIIVISFLHKIGEDQRKVLRIKHRKLERFGIRIDDIPEVGVFASDSPARPNPIGLSIVRLIRVEGNKLFVSGLDLSDGTPVLDIKPYDHGRQIKEIELPQWAKLLEERIRDRFGPEEERLSP
- a CDS encoding MFS transporter, producing the protein MSEDGVRISGTQRRALIAGTTAFFGGFAAVALFNITAKTLSETLNLSLLQIGWLVAIPTLTGSLMRIPFGAMVDRYGGRRIILLQLLLALIGMIGLLLSIGAIMNRSITSSTLGYALLMFFGAVAGIGISVFSSGIAYVSYWFPQRKQGYALGFYAGIGNTAPGIFTGILPYAVASLGLLGSYAAWMLILIVVILIFFFTGKDPYYFQLLKKYNRERAIEEARKLGQELIPTGSARESLMKASKLFRTWIFVILYFTSFGGFLALTSWLPTYWQKLFSLPSSQAGLISGILFSLLASLIRVAGGWTSDRAGGERVAVLSFTVILLGSTIMMLSASFSICLVGILVLAFGMGFANASTFKMIPKYVPEAIGGATGWVGGLGALGGLLLPPAMAWFAQEFGTRGYSLGFSTFVVLSAISLILSFMVFKLARK